The following proteins are encoded in a genomic region of Roseisolibacter agri:
- a CDS encoding serine/threonine-protein kinase, translating to MRDERPGAPPPDDPPRVPPAVDPAEITSPESLTPDASCEAPDELAADYEILGELGRGGSAVVYHAIDRRLGREVALKVVRAPHGRADGRAAEALARLAREACTVAQLEHPHIVRLHAIHHLRDGLALEMPRVAGQTLKQMLAVVGPLDADHASAILRDVAAALEFAHARGVVHRDVKPENIFVEDYTGRALLADFGVARWQDADAALTQTGVAIGTPAYMSPEQIDGRALDGRADLYSLGLVGWEMLAGRRPWEGESLLTVLQRQQHDELPPIEAVRPPELPRVPLELQYIVERMLQKAPGARWADAGAVGAQLTQPILPMDFTAWRRRHERRVEEARRAPATPRVGALGRLTTALTTLRFSRARLETDADTAAPVTADHAPTWAARPPLRRAARTRIAVASATALTATTIALVVRSTGSGEELPRARATRAARGEVAPAAPHLLETPSRLGVTRAQAPASLEHAFVWSPTVGPRVAALAVVATAGTEKPQARGGTKPQPAATTASAERRSRKTERTDGARGTRGASGTVHVHAPVLVRAPEGAPRADAAPTFVATARDAVWRVAERVRGVAGGEPVPVGAAPEREVVVDSALSRAPRRAELVGAWHHGDRRSRLGDSLTLVLREDGTAREIRRRYSLDPRNSWMLAREQFDGRWEMRYGGLTAVELCITWQTPKELTTCGGAIPDSVDGLRMLTYAGRHWRDRPPAPEKPAKSRASKKRSASRRG from the coding sequence ATGCGCGACGAGCGGCCCGGCGCCCCGCCGCCGGACGATCCCCCCCGCGTCCCTCCCGCCGTCGATCCGGCGGAGATCACCTCCCCCGAGTCCCTGACGCCCGACGCCTCCTGCGAGGCGCCGGACGAGCTGGCGGCCGACTACGAGATCCTCGGCGAGCTGGGACGCGGCGGGAGCGCGGTCGTGTACCACGCGATCGATCGACGGCTCGGCCGCGAGGTCGCGCTCAAGGTCGTGCGCGCGCCGCACGGCCGCGCCGACGGGCGTGCGGCGGAGGCGCTGGCGCGGCTGGCGCGCGAGGCGTGCACCGTCGCGCAGCTGGAGCATCCGCACATCGTGCGGCTGCACGCCATCCACCACCTGCGCGACGGGCTCGCGCTGGAGATGCCGCGTGTCGCCGGGCAGACGCTGAAGCAGATGCTGGCCGTCGTCGGGCCCCTGGACGCCGACCACGCCTCCGCGATCCTGCGCGACGTCGCGGCCGCGCTGGAGTTCGCGCACGCGCGCGGCGTCGTGCACCGCGACGTGAAGCCCGAGAACATCTTCGTCGAGGACTACACGGGGCGCGCGCTGCTCGCCGACTTCGGCGTGGCGCGGTGGCAGGACGCGGACGCGGCGCTCACGCAGACGGGCGTCGCGATCGGCACGCCGGCGTACATGAGCCCCGAGCAGATCGACGGGCGCGCGCTCGACGGGCGCGCGGACCTCTACAGCCTGGGGCTCGTCGGCTGGGAGATGCTCGCCGGCCGCCGCCCGTGGGAGGGCGAGTCGCTGCTGACCGTGCTCCAGCGCCAGCAGCACGACGAGCTGCCGCCCATCGAGGCGGTGCGGCCGCCGGAGCTGCCGCGGGTGCCGCTGGAGCTGCAGTACATCGTCGAGCGGATGCTGCAGAAGGCGCCGGGCGCGCGCTGGGCCGACGCGGGCGCGGTCGGCGCGCAGCTGACCCAGCCGATCCTGCCGATGGACTTCACGGCGTGGCGCCGCCGTCACGAGCGCCGCGTCGAGGAGGCGCGGCGCGCGCCCGCGACGCCGCGCGTCGGTGCGCTGGGACGCCTCACGACCGCGCTCACGACGCTCCGCTTCTCGCGCGCGCGGCTGGAGACGGACGCGGACACCGCGGCGCCGGTGACGGCCGACCACGCCCCCACGTGGGCCGCGCGGCCGCCGCTGCGCCGCGCGGCGCGCACCCGCATCGCGGTCGCCAGCGCGACGGCGCTCACCGCGACGACGATCGCGCTCGTGGTGCGCTCCACCGGCAGCGGCGAGGAGCTGCCGCGCGCGCGCGCCACGCGGGCCGCGCGCGGCGAGGTGGCGCCGGCCGCGCCGCACCTGCTCGAGACGCCGTCGCGCCTCGGCGTCACGCGTGCACAGGCCCCGGCGTCGCTGGAGCACGCGTTCGTGTGGTCGCCGACGGTCGGGCCGCGCGTGGCCGCACTGGCGGTCGTCGCCACGGCCGGCACGGAGAAGCCGCAGGCCCGCGGCGGCACGAAGCCGCAGCCCGCCGCCACGACGGCGTCGGCCGAGCGTCGCAGCCGGAAGACCGAGCGTACGGACGGCGCGCGCGGGACGCGTGGCGCGAGCGGCACCGTGCACGTGCACGCGCCGGTGCTCGTGCGTGCGCCCGAGGGCGCGCCCCGCGCCGACGCCGCGCCGACGTTCGTCGCCACCGCGCGCGACGCCGTGTGGCGCGTGGCCGAGCGGGTGCGCGGCGTCGCGGGCGGCGAGCCCGTGCCGGTGGGCGCGGCGCCCGAGCGCGAGGTGGTCGTGGACTCCGCGCTCTCGCGCGCGCCGCGGCGCGCGGAGCTGGTGGGCGCGTGGCACCATGGCGACCGCCGCTCGCGGCTCGGCGACTCGCTGACGCTCGTGCTGCGCGAGGACGGCACCGCGCGCGAGATCCGGCGGCGCTACTCGCTCGACCCCCGCAACAGCTGGATGCTCGCGCGCGAGCAGTTCGACGGGCGGTGGGAGATGCGCTACGGCGGGCTCACGGCCGTGGAGCTGTGCATCACGTGGCAGACGCCGAAGGAGCTGACGACCTGCGGCGGCGCGATCCCCGACTCCGTGGACGGACTCCGCATGCTGACGTACGCGGGCCGGCACTGGCGCGACCGTCCACCGGCGCCCGAGAAGCCGGCGAAGTCGCGCGCGTC